The following proteins come from a genomic window of Puntigrus tetrazona isolate hp1 chromosome 15, ASM1883169v1, whole genome shotgun sequence:
- the LOC122359253 gene encoding olfactory receptor 52E8-like: protein MSSSNPSFVQNMSIVRPEYFFISGLSGTPYSMYYYIFLCFTYVIAVIGNSVVLLIIALEQSLHSPKYIGVFNLALADLGETNAVIPNMMKIFFSDSQYVSYNACLANMFFVNIFITVQSASLVVLAFDRFIAICLPLRYHAIVNNTVMSIVFVVIWMFNSSVVALSTSLMTRLSFCKSNVVQSYYCDYGPVLRLACNDNSINMFITNLSAVLFLVAPVFIIVLSYLGIFFALSKITTWEARLKALKTCVSHLLLVGIFFLPVICMFIASSIISLTPNVRVISGSLSFSLPPMLNPIIYVLNTAEIRVLIRKLLKNRIVPIRKKFLK from the coding sequence ATGAGTTCTTCAAATCCGAGTTTTGTACAAAATATGTCTATTGTTCGTCCTGAATACTTTTTCATCAGTGGACTTTCAGGTACACCATACAGCatgtattactatatttttttatgtttcacatATGTTATCGCTGTAATTGGGAACTCTGTAGTCCTTCTCATTATAGCTCTTGAACAAAGTCTGCACAGTCCAAAGTACATTGGTGTGTTTAACTTGGCCTTGGCTGATCTTGGTGAAACTAATGCAGTGATTCCAAATAtgatgaagatttttttttctgactctcAGTATGTGTCCTACAATGCTTGCTTGGCTAACATGttctttgttaacatttttattactgtgcAAAGTGCATCTCTTGTTGTTTTGGCATTTGATCGCTTTATTGCTATTTGTTTGCCGTTAAGATATCATGCCATAGTGAATAATACTGTCATGTCTATAGTGTTTGTAGTAATATGGATGTTTAACTCTTCTGTTGTGGCTCTGTCAACATCTTTGATGACCCGACTTTCATTCTGTAAATCTAATGTGGTACAGAGTTATTACTGTGATTATGGACCAGTGTTGAGGTTGGCATGCAACGACAACAGCATTAATATGTTCATAACAAACCTTAGTGCAGTTTTGTTCCTTGTAGCACCAGTGTTTATTATAGTCTTATCATATCTGGGCATTTTTTTTGCTCTAAGTAAAATTACAACTTGGGAAGcacgtttaaaagcactgaagACCTGTGTTTCTCATCTTTTGTTGGTCGGAATATTCTTTCTTCCtgtaatatgcatgtttattgCTTCATCAATTATTTCTCTCACTCCCAATGTTAGAGTCATCAGTGGATCTCTTTCATTTAGTCTTCCACCAATGTTAAATCctatcatttatgttttaaacacagctgaaatCAGAGTCTTAATTcgaaaactgcttaaaaatagAATTGTTCCAATtagaaagaaatttttaaaatga
- the LOC122358512 gene encoding olfactory receptor 52E4-like, translated as MNSLNASFVQNMSIVHPEYFFITGLSGTPYSSYYYIFLCITYLIAVIGNSVVLLIIALHRSLHCPKYIGVFNLALADLGETNAWIPNTMKIFFSDSQYMSYNACMANMFFVNLFVTLQSATLVVLAFDRYVAICLPLRYHAIVNNNVISFVFVVIWAFNTSLVALAVSLMNQLSFCKSNVVQSYYCDYGAVFGMACNVSSVHMFVKNLIVALFLVAPLLIILLSYMGIVFALSKITTWEARLKALKTCVSHLLLVVSYFLPIISIIIASLISPLTLNARVISGSLSLSLPPMLNPIIYVLNTAEIRVLIKKLLKNRIVPYRKNISK; from the coding sequence ATGAattctttaaatgcaagctTTGTCCAGAATATGTCTATTGTTCATCCAGAATACTTTTTCATCACTGGACTTTCAGGTACACCATACAGCagttattactatatttttttatgcatcacaTATCTTATTGCTGTAATTGGGAACTCTGTAGTCCTCCTTATTATTGCTCTGCATCGAAGTCTGCACTGTCCAAAGTACATTGGTGTGTTTAACTTGGCCTTGGCTGATCTTGGTGAAACTAATGCATGGATTCCTAACacaatgaagatttttttttctgactcaCAGTACATGTCCTACAATGCTTGCATGgctaacatgttttttgtgAATCTCTTTGTTACTCTGCAAAGTGCCACTCTTGTTGTTCTGGCATTTGACCGCTACGTTGCAATTTGTTTGCCATTAAGATATCATGCCATAgtgaataataatgtaatttcttttgtgtttgtagTAATATGGGCATTTAACACTTCTCTGGTGGCCCTGGCAGTGTCTTTGATGAACCAACTTTCATTCTGTAAATCTAATGTGGTACAGAGTTATTACTGTGATTATGGAGCAGTGTTTGGGATGGCATGCAACGTCAGCAGCGTTcatatgtttgtaaaaaaccTCATTGTAGCTTTGTTCCTTGTTGCACCATTGCTCATTATACTCCTGTCATATATGggtattgtttttgctttaagtAAAATTACAACTTGGGAAGcacgtttaaaagcactgaagACCTGTGTTTCTCACCTTTTGTTGGTCGTATCTTACTTTCTGCCTATCATAAGCATTATCATTGCTTCATTAATTTCTCCTCTTACTCTCAATGCCAGAGTCATCAGTGGATCTCTTTCATTGTCTCTTCCACCAATGTTAAATcctattatttatgttttaaacacagctgaaattagagtcttaattaaaaaactgcttaaaaacagaattgtgccATATAgaaagaacatttcaaaatga